From one Nocardioides yefusunii genomic stretch:
- a CDS encoding enoyl-CoA hydratase/isomerase family protein, which yields MPALTKDDALWTLSLDEGENRFSPAFLDFVHDTLDEIAASSEPVALLTTGADKFFSNGLDLEWVMGNAEKLAWYVDRIHAMFEKVLTLPVPTVAAINGHAFGGGAMLAIAHDYRVMREDRGFFCFPEADIDIPFTEGMNALIQAKLTPQAQIASMTTGRRFSAADALAAGIVDATAPEADVVARAAALVTPLAGKKRTTIGAIKQRMFASASTALLTPLPADLTL from the coding sequence ATGCCTGCACTGACCAAGGACGACGCTCTCTGGACGCTCAGCCTGGACGAGGGCGAGAACCGCTTCTCCCCCGCGTTCCTCGACTTCGTCCACGACACGCTCGACGAGATCGCAGCCTCCAGCGAACCCGTCGCGCTCCTCACCACCGGCGCCGACAAGTTCTTCTCCAACGGCCTGGACCTCGAGTGGGTGATGGGCAACGCCGAGAAGCTCGCCTGGTACGTCGACCGGATCCACGCGATGTTCGAGAAGGTGCTGACGCTGCCCGTGCCCACCGTCGCGGCGATCAACGGCCACGCCTTCGGTGGCGGCGCGATGCTCGCGATCGCCCACGACTACCGGGTGATGCGCGAGGACCGCGGGTTCTTCTGCTTCCCCGAGGCCGACATCGACATCCCCTTCACCGAGGGCATGAACGCGCTGATCCAGGCCAAGCTGACCCCGCAGGCCCAGATCGCCTCCATGACCACCGGGCGTCGTTTCAGCGCAGCCGACGCACTGGCCGCGGGGATCGTCGACGCCACCGCACCCGAGGCGGACGTCGTCGCCCGGGCTGCCGCCCTGGTCACCCCGTTGGCGGGCAAGAAGCGCACCACCATCGGGGCGATCAAGCAGCGCATGTTCGCCTCCGCCAGCACGGCTCTGCTCACGCCGTTGCCCGCTGACCTCACACTCTGA
- the rlmC gene encoding 23S rRNA (uracil(747)-C(5))-methyltransferase RlmC, translating into MQCDHFDAGRCGSCTLLPVPRATQVADKEQTLRDLLAPFGVREWVPAFAGAESGFRSKAKMVVSGTVTAPVLGIGTPDGAGVDLTDCALHSAGLVAAMPALRDFVTLAGLVPYDVAARRGELKHLLVTEAADGGLMVRFVLRSTESVLRIRKHLPTLLEAIDARVVSVNLQPAHAAVLEGEEEILLHGETLTMTVNDLDLHLRPQSFFQTNTEVAAALYREAVAWVDELTTVPDDAEVWDLYGGVGGFALHLAHSHPARRVTGVEVSAQAVESARRTAADLDLTGATFVAADATAWALAQEAAPDLVVVNPPRRGIGAELAGWLENSGARSVLYSSCNAASLARDLAAMPSLRPVRARVLDMFPHTTHFEVLVLLTRAG; encoded by the coding sequence ATGCAGTGCGACCACTTCGACGCCGGACGGTGCGGTTCGTGCACCCTGCTGCCGGTCCCCCGTGCCACCCAGGTGGCCGACAAGGAACAGACCCTGCGTGACCTGCTCGCACCCTTCGGGGTGCGGGAATGGGTGCCCGCGTTCGCCGGGGCCGAGTCGGGTTTCCGGAGCAAGGCCAAGATGGTGGTCTCCGGCACCGTCACCGCTCCCGTCCTGGGCATCGGTACGCCCGACGGCGCCGGTGTCGACCTCACCGACTGCGCGTTGCACTCGGCCGGACTGGTCGCCGCGATGCCCGCGCTGCGTGACTTCGTCACCCTGGCCGGCCTTGTCCCCTACGACGTGGCTGCACGTCGGGGAGAACTCAAGCACCTGCTCGTCACCGAGGCCGCCGACGGCGGCCTGATGGTGCGCTTCGTGCTGCGCTCGACCGAGTCGGTGCTCAGGATCCGCAAGCATCTGCCGACCCTGCTCGAGGCGATCGACGCCCGCGTCGTCTCGGTCAACCTGCAGCCCGCGCACGCCGCGGTACTGGAGGGCGAGGAGGAGATCCTGCTGCACGGTGAGACGCTGACCATGACCGTCAACGACCTCGACCTGCACCTGCGTCCGCAGTCGTTCTTCCAGACCAACACCGAGGTCGCCGCCGCGCTGTACCGCGAGGCCGTCGCGTGGGTGGACGAACTGACCACCGTTCCCGACGACGCCGAGGTCTGGGACCTCTACGGCGGCGTGGGCGGCTTCGCCCTGCACCTGGCTCACTCCCACCCCGCACGTCGGGTCACCGGCGTCGAGGTGAGCGCGCAGGCCGTGGAGTCGGCCCGTCGTACCGCCGCCGACCTCGACCTGACCGGAGCCACCTTCGTGGCCGCTGACGCCACTGCATGGGCTCTGGCCCAGGAGGCTGCACCCGACCTCGTCGTCGTGAACCCGCCGCGTCGCGGGATCGGCGCGGAACTGGCCGGCTGGCTGGAGAACTCCGGCGCCCGGTCGGTCCTGTACTCCTCCTGCAACGCCGCCTCCCTGGCCCGCGACCTCGCGGCGATGCCGTCACTGCGTCCGGTCCGGGCCCGGGTGCTCGACATGTTCCCGCACACCACTCACTTCGAGGTGCTGGTGCTGCTGACCCGCGCGGGCTGA
- a CDS encoding aminopeptidase P family protein — MNEQDQTPDQSTDAETTEQVAQEGGTQSHDPAVPQAYADFMRTGWADRDADLPQHPVAPLAARRRADLHAAFPGERLVLPSGSYKMRANDTDYRFRPDTAHTHLSGNQTSDAVLVIEPDGSPVLFARPRSGRDSDEFFRDRQYGALWAGERASVRELSSSLGIEVRHVSELPDFLASGTPTRVHRGVHAEVDALLPVADAEQAARDTDLGRVASELRLVKDDWEIAQLREACDITALGFNDAVSEWDRALEFGERWIEGTFFRRARAMGNDLGYDSIVGGGSHATTLHWIDNTGPITPGELVLLDMGVENTNLYTADVTRTLPVDGTFTPLQRELYEMVLAAQSAGIAAVKPGADYLAAHRAAMDVLAHGLGDLGLLPCSPEEALDPNSRVYARWTLHGTSHMLGMDVHDCAKAAPSAYTDAKLAEGMVLTVEPGLYFQADDLLVPAELRGIGIRIEDDILVTADGNENLSASLPREVSAIEEWMGALRR; from the coding sequence GTGAACGAGCAGGACCAGACCCCGGACCAGAGCACCGACGCCGAGACGACCGAGCAGGTCGCGCAGGAGGGCGGGACGCAGTCCCACGACCCTGCGGTCCCGCAGGCCTACGCCGACTTCATGCGGACCGGATGGGCGGACCGTGACGCCGACCTCCCCCAGCACCCGGTGGCGCCGCTGGCGGCCCGTCGTCGTGCTGACCTGCACGCCGCGTTCCCCGGCGAGCGTCTCGTCCTGCCCTCGGGCAGCTACAAGATGCGCGCCAACGACACCGACTACCGGTTCCGTCCCGACACCGCGCACACCCACCTGAGCGGCAACCAGACCTCCGACGCCGTCCTGGTGATCGAGCCCGACGGCTCCCCGGTGCTGTTCGCGCGTCCGCGTTCGGGTCGTGACTCCGACGAGTTCTTCCGCGACCGTCAGTACGGCGCTCTGTGGGCCGGCGAGCGCGCCAGTGTCCGCGAGTTGTCGTCGTCGCTGGGGATCGAGGTCCGCCACGTCTCCGAGCTGCCCGACTTCCTGGCCTCCGGCACCCCGACCCGCGTGCACCGTGGCGTGCATGCCGAGGTCGACGCGCTCCTCCCCGTCGCCGACGCCGAGCAGGCCGCCCGGGACACCGACCTCGGTCGTGTCGCCTCCGAGCTGCGTCTGGTCAAGGACGACTGGGAGATCGCGCAGCTGCGCGAGGCCTGCGACATCACCGCGCTCGGATTCAACGACGCTGTCTCCGAGTGGGACCGCGCCCTGGAGTTCGGCGAGCGCTGGATCGAGGGCACCTTCTTCCGTCGCGCCCGTGCGATGGGCAACGACCTGGGCTACGACTCGATCGTCGGCGGTGGCAGCCACGCCACCACGCTGCACTGGATCGACAACACCGGCCCGATCACGCCCGGCGAGCTCGTCCTGCTCGACATGGGCGTGGAGAACACCAACCTCTACACCGCTGACGTGACCCGCACGCTCCCGGTGGACGGCACCTTCACCCCGCTGCAGCGCGAGCTCTACGAGATGGTGCTCGCCGCGCAGAGCGCCGGCATCGCCGCGGTGAAGCCCGGTGCGGACTACCTCGCCGCGCACCGCGCCGCGATGGACGTCCTGGCCCACGGTCTGGGCGACCTGGGCCTGCTTCCCTGCTCCCCGGAGGAGGCGCTGGACCCGAACTCGCGCGTGTACGCCCGCTGGACCCTGCACGGCACGTCACACATGCTCGGCATGGACGTCCACGACTGCGCCAAGGCTGCCCCGAGCGCCTACACCGACGCGAAGCTCGCCGAGGGCATGGTGCTGACCGTCGAGCCCGGCCTCTACTTCCAGGCCGACGACCTGCTGGTCCCGGCAGAGCTGCGCGGCATCGGCATCCGGATCGAGGACGACATCCTCGTCACCGCCGACGGCAACGAGAACCTCTCGGCTTCGCTGCCGCGCGAGGTCTCCGCGATCGAGGAGTGGATGGGAGCGCTGCGCCGCTGA